In Porites lutea chromosome 7, jaPorLute2.1, whole genome shotgun sequence, a single window of DNA contains:
- the LOC140943933 gene encoding uncharacterized protein, producing MTVQEAIMKLCLVCIFLLAVICQGAMTYNIKEAVKKQMDPAQTSRRKEKPCQENANKTKPRSCVDQLKNGAGKCGYYKIYDAAGNGFTVFCDMETEPGAAWTLITSWSFKNKLFSNFRTTPLSINDPVNENSPNWFLYRLTVDRMKSLRDVSTHWRATCSYDKYGINNYKDYVRGKFAEADIFAFLGGGVCLKTELVNIRGHTGIHKTAKFWQVAATFTPHIDSSSKGCQFDPTVGAVSSEDNFGFYGNTNPKFTCTMNGDSTTQWWFGAYR from the exons ACTTACAATATTAAAGAAGccgttaaaaaacaaatggaccCAGCACAAACTTCCCGCAGGAAG GAAAAACCGTGCCAAGAAAACGCAAACAAGACCAAACCTCGATCTTGCGTAGACCAGCTAAAGAATGGTGCAGGCAAGTGTGGCTACTACAAGATTTACGATGCTGCAGGGAATGGATTCACCGTGTTCTGTGATATGGAAACAGAACCTGGGGCGGCTTGGACACTTATCACGTCTTGGAGCTTCAAAAACAAGCTATTCTCGAACTTTAG GACAACTCCCTTGTCAATCAACGATCCTGTGAACGAAAACTCCCCTAACTGGTTCCTTTACCGGCTGACAGTGGACAGAATGAAGTCACTGAGGGACGTATCCACCCACTGGCGAGCCACCTGCAGTTATGACAAGTACGGCATCAACAACTACAAAGATTACGTCCGTGGAAAGTTTGCGGAGGCCGACATCTTTGCCTTCCTTGGTGGTGGTGTTTGCCTTAAGACCGAGCTTGTCAACATTCGTGGTCACACTGGAATTCACAAGACTGCCAAGTTCTGGCAGGTTGCTGCTACTTTCACTCCTCATATCGACAGTTCTTCAAAAGGTTGCCAGTTTGATCCCACCGTCGGTGCAGTTAGCAGCGAGGATAACTTTGGTTTTTACGGCAATACAAACCCCAAGTTTACTTGTACAATGAATGGTGACTCTACCACGCAGTGGTGGTTCGGTGCCTATAGGTAA
- the LOC140943575 gene encoding uncharacterized protein: MSMKFSFACLFLLVAACQGKSVGNLKAGVKQNVGSGQDSGTKKKGCQENANKLKPRSCVDHLKNGADNCGYYKIYDAAGNGFTVYCDMETEPGAAWTLIMSWSLKNKLFSNFRQTPMSINDPVNENSPNWFLYRLTMDRMKSLRDVSTHWRATCSYDKYGINNYKDYVRGKFADADIFAFLGHGVCLKTELVNIRGHTGIHKTAGFWQVAGSYLGHMSTEHKCQFDYSVGQVSSEDNFGFYSSTNPKFTCTMNGDSTTQWWFGSYQ, encoded by the exons ATGTCCATGAAGTTCTCTTTTGCTTGTCTGTTTCTCCTGGTGGCTGCTTGCCAAGGAAAATCG gttgGCAATTTAAAAGCTGGTGTTAAACAAAACGTAGGATCAGGCCAGGATTCAGGCACTAAG AAAAAAGGGTGTCAAGAAAATGCCAACAAATTGAAACCGAGATCTTGCGTAGACCACCTAAAGAATGGAGCAGACAATTGCGGCTACTACAAGATTTACGATGCTGCAGGGAATGGATTCACTGTGTACTGCGACATGGAAACAGAACCTGGGGCGGCCTGGACACTTATCATGTCTTGGAGTCTGAAAAACAAGCTCTTCTCAAACTTTAG ACAAACACCCATGTCAATCAACGACCCAGTGAACGAAAACTCGCCTAACTGGTTCCTCTACCGGCTAACAATGGACAGAATGAAGTCACTAAGGGACGTGTCCACCCACTGGCGAGCCACCTGCAGTTATGACAAGTACGGCATCAACAACTACAAAGACTACGTCCGTGGAAAGTTTGCAGACGCCGACATCTTTGCCTTCCTTGGTCACGGTGTTTGTCTTAAGACCGAGCTTGTCAACATCCGTGGTCACACTGGAATACACAAGACTGCCGGGTTCTGGCAGGTAGCTGGTTCGTACTTGGGCCACATGAGCACCGAACACAAATGCCAGTTCGATTACTCCGTCGGCCAAGTGAGCAGTGAGGACAACTTTGGCTTCTATAGCTCTACAAACCCCAAGTTTACTTGTACAATGAATGGCGACTCTACCACCCAGTGGTGGTTCGGTAGCTATCAGTAA